Part of the Rhizoctonia solani chromosome 2, complete sequence genome is shown below.
CGTGATTCTCATTTATTTCGCTATGTTCGAAAAAAGGATGAAGTTGTGGTGAAAGCTCTAAGTACGTTGAGTCATGGCGAGGTCAGGATCGTAATTTCCGATGGCCATAGGTTGTAATTGAGGTGGATCGTATTACATCATCGACCCACCGCAATGGCATTCGTACACACAACAGGTATGGTTATCTCGCCATTGGTCGGAACTCCAGGAAGATCACAACCAAGCCCAGCTGAGTAAACGGACTTACACATTCATGAAGGTGAGGACAGTCACCGCTCATTAATATTTAAAAATCGACCCATCACTCTCCAGTAGTGCTTGCGCCAACCAGCGAACGAGTGGTCACGAAAGTGCAAACGATAGCGAAAAATATGGCTAAGACCTTCTGGAAATATTctgatgcatacatccataCGCGTGGTATGCATTAGTTGATTATTACTGGGCAGCAGAATTCGCTATATATCGTTATCAATTAAAATTACACATCTCAGGATCACTCGCTCCCTGTGTCAATTGGCTATATGTATACGATAATATGCGCAACAATATTGATTAGATTGATACTTCCGAATGGCAATGTGATTGCCTACCTCCTTGCATGTATGGGCTCCACATGTTCCACCATACTCGTGCATGGGAACGACCAGCCGTGAAATACGTTAAACTGGAAGTCTCACCAGCACTTACTAGATTTATGCAGCTTGCTTACTTTGTCAATCAATCGGCAAGACATCTCACGTATTGTGGATGAATTGGCACTAAATATACCGTCTCACAGCGTAAACGGGCTAACGGATGAGAGATATAGCGTTTATTTCAACATACGTTCGCCAATATCACAGATATTCAATGCAATTATACGAAGCCCTGCCTTCTGTAGACCGTTGCGCTGCCACTAGATACCCGAGTTCGCCTAGGCTAGGCAAGTGCGGCTGTGCACCTGGCAAGGCCCACTGCATACAACCTGGAGTTGCCACGGCCGTCCGACGATATAGATACTCCAATCTCGCGGTGAATAGTGTCGAAATATCTTCTAACTCTCGGATTCATCTATCTGGCCACTTTGCTATATCCCTTCGCTTGATGCTGGACCATACTAGCTATCCTTATTGTCGGGCCGTACTACTGGGTACGTTCACTTAATCGAGGGGACTATCTTGTAAGAAACTGACTCTAATCGGCTTTCCCAGGCTTGTCTTCCCTTAGCTCATTCATTTCGGCAACTGGGACAGCAGTGAATTTTCTGTCCCCACCGTCATCACATAAATACGCAGATTATCTTATCAAAAATAAATTTTGGATTTTGCAATGGACATACATAGGTGAATTCACAAAATTCTTATTCAAAGAAGTTTGCCATCTGAGACCCCGTATTTACTCTGCAGAATTGAACCGCTATGCCCTCCCTATCGTCATTCTCAATTATGGATCATTTCTGGTGATCTTCATTCTGATTGGCGTGCTAGAGTGGCGGCTTGACCTTCGAGTTTCACTCCGTACCAAGTACATTCTCATCGGGATAGCCTTCTGTGCTCAACTGAGTAGGTATTGCCTGTAGCTCCCTATCGGATGGTTTCCCGTAAGCGTACAGGTTATTCTAAGCATTCCTTATCCATAAGGTGAAACGGGTTACAACAAGGAAACAATTTTTATAGGTAAACAAAAACGACATCCACATTTTAGGAAAGGATAGGGTAGCTTAGCCTGGCTCCAGCTCTTACGGGAAGCCATCCATTCGGACGCTCATACTGACAAACCTTCAGCAGCCACCATCTTAGAGAGTCTTGTTTCTCCTAATCGCGAGATTTGTTCTATGAAAGAAGATCCATGGAACAAGTCCGAACTCCATACTCAGTACGTCCATATCGGGCGACTTTTATGTTCGAGCTGGGAGGTTGCTTTTTCAACATCAGTCATCTCACTTGTTGGGAGTAAGACACTGTACTTTTTTATTATCTATCCCTGCAGTTACTAATTAATGATATAAATTTCAGTGGCTATTTACTTGACAATACCTGCTTTTCCATATGCGCGGGATACAATTAAATGGATGCTACTACCGGAGCGTCTGAGGAAGCGTCCTAACGCCGACGCCCTTTCTGAAGAGTCCTCTTACCAGCCTAATCCCCGCATCCAGCTGAGAGCTTTGAAGATGGGGTACTAGATGTCACAAGTGACCCTGAGAATGCAAGTGAGTTTGATTCCTTTGTTCAAACTTTAGCGTTTTTAACAGTTTATGAACATCAAGGTAGCTCAAAGCGGATTCGAAAGGATACGTGATGCTCCCAAGTGAGGATGTAGGAGTAACACAGGCTGAAAGCTTGGTATAGATGAGCGTGAATCATGAGCGAGAATGTGATAATTAGTTACGAAAAATCAGTTATCAATCTAAGAAAATATCACCATCATGCGGCACCTGGCATAGTTGGTGCACTCTGGTACATACCTGTCCCCCTGCTAGCTTATCAGACACCGTACCCATGGTACCCTTCATGATATCAGTATCTTTAATTTAAGTGTGGACACGTGAGCCGCAGCGCACAGAGGCATCACATGCGATACTTGACCAAGGGCGGAGGTCGCGATCACATGAGTcggctttttttttttttggatccatatttaaggagctacatgcgaacaaggcaaaccgcacTCACGTGAGTCGGCCGGCACCATTCGACACTGGGATCTTGGAATGGTATACCAAGCGCGAGGACTCGGACTGTACTCGCGTTTTTCAGCACCCGCCACCATCCCTTTATATTCTGCCGCATGTTTCACGATTTTTTTCTTCACGTCTTtatttgtttgtttactactCATATTATCACACATCTATTCATAACATACTCGTCCATGTgcggttctctgccaccccaagcctttcgatccggacggtcgcagtcttgggtGGCCCGGCCAACGCCCCTAGGCCGCCTGCCGGCGGCCACGGGCTTCCCCTCTTGTACCGCGTACAGAACCCACACATCGCCCACAGCGACCGACATAGGTTAAGTAACATGATTTACCACAACATCAGAGAAAACGGGAGAGCCGATGACTAATCTATTGTAGGAACACACATACGTCGTACTATACAACTAAAAGAAGTGAGGCCATAGTTGATTAGGACAAGTGGCAGCTAATATCAAACCGTGTCAGCCGGCATTCATTCCCTTTTTCCTTCGATAAGTTCAAGTTATTTGAACTATATCAATCAGCACGCCCAAAACGCGTACTGTATGCGTTCCACCAAGCTGAGACAAACCGAGTTACAACGTTAACCTGTTATACTAACACATCACATTGCAAGTGTAAGCGTTATTAGATAATTTCATCGACACATCACAGCACAAGGTCCATGTACAAAGAACGTGGTACAATAAACCCGACAAAAACAAGACACCCAAAAAGTTCACATCAGAAAAAAAAATGTCAATCAGAAAGTTCTGAACCTAAATGGGAAAAAACTAGTGCCTGGGCTCCTTGACGAAGCGCTTCCTTCCACCCGCCGCCGCGCACGCTGGCACAGCTGCTCCCACGGAGTTCCAAGGGTCAGGGTACGTACACCCAGCAACTGGCTGATAATCGTGCTCCCATGTCCCACTCTGAGTGGTCGGGACATTGAACCCCTTGAACTCGGGCCCGGGCAGAATGACTGGGGTACCAGTCTCGGGATAAACAGCGAGGTTAGTGGAGTCGACGATGTTCGTGGGAGGGAAGGGGTGAGCGGCGCGGTAAGCAGCGGGTGATACTGTTTTGAGTATGAGGAGTAAAAGTGGTCGTAGTGCGAGGGTCGGAGTTTCCGCAGGATCCAGCAGCGGTGCGCGGATCGGTGGGCATGTACCCACGTTCAAGGCCGAGCTTATACGACCAGAGGGGAGAATTAACTTGACCGGTGCGGAGAGAGGCACCGATTCTCCAAGTCCAGAAGAACCAATTCTGCATGGAGTCCATACTCGAAAGAGCAAGCTGCTTCAAGTTCCTTGGTCTCGTCGGTCCACTCGCTGGAGTCCAACCAGGGTGCACATGATCCGATGCGGGGGCCATTGTAGGTAGGAAGAGTACCGTCGTAACGATATCCAGAGCTAGCTCCGTTCAGGAAGTAACTAGAATGCCCATAAATAATTAGTTATGTCAAAATACGGCTAAGCGATACAAACGTACGCGCAATCATTGAATCCAAGAGAAATTCTCCGGCAGATACGAAAATACCCCTGTCCAGAGAAGAGTTGAAACGGTTGGACCATTGGGTGACGGGAGCCGGGTCTGACGTTCAAGCGGAGCAGGGTTCAATGGGGTTGCGAACGAGAAGTACAAATGGGCAGCTAGAGCTGAGGTTGGTGCATGAACGAATGTGGCCAAGGAATACCACTTACAGATAGCAAGGCGATCGGCACCGGCATGAAGCCAGCGGCGGTATGAGCGGCGAAGTCGAATCCATCGTGGAGAGAAATCCAAGGACCCTTTCCAGCACCAGTAAGAGTACGCATCATGTCGTGCATCTCCACGTAGCTAACACCAATCATAAACACGTATCAAGCGAGAATACAAGAAAAAACGACTTACAAGCTAGTAAGAGAATCCATGCCAATCGCTTGGCTCGCAGGCTCGTTCATAACACCGAACATCTGTACGATATCCTTGTACTCGTCACGAGAAATGAATTCGGTAATTGAGCGAATGACATTGAGAGCACGTTGAGCATTTGCCAAACCCATGTTGCCTCGCAAGAAGTTGATGTTGCCTCGCTTGCCAGAGTGATCGAAAGCATTCTGAGAACCGGGGATCGCATGGAGATCGAGTTGCATGCGGAGACCATACTTGCGGCACCATTCGATAGCCTTCAAGAAGTACTTCCAGGATACACGTTCAAGGAACGGCTCTTCTGGAAGCTTCGAAACGGCCCAGAACGGAAGAGGGACACGAACCCAGTTTAGGCCCGCAGCGGCGATTTGTGCAAAGTCTTCCTCGGTAATGAAGGTCGCATAATGTTCTTCTAAAACCTTCTGCAGTCCGGACGAGGCGTTGGCGGCGATAGCCTCGGAGAGGGTCCATTCGTCAACAGCCTGGGGCTGGTAAGGCTCGTACAATGCAGGAGCAATGAACGGTTCAAGAACAAGCCATCCACCCAAGTTAACTCTAAAGACCTCTGAGAAATTGAAAACAGAAATGGCAGATAGAAAACTACATACCCACGGATCTGATCAACACCGTACCTCCAAGGCTCATTAAGCGGAGGGGACCAGCTCTGAGCACGGGCCGAGTTATTGAAGGGGTTGGCAGGATCGAAGACCCAATAGCCTCCGAACTTGTTCGTGTAAGTGAAGGTAGTTCCGTCGTCTTTGGTAACAGTAGAGCCATCGCCTGAAATAACATCGGTATCAGTTGGGTGCGATGGGATATCAATAGCTCTGAGCCTACCGGTAGTGATCACGTTGTTCGTAGGGTTGCCGCTAGTTGGTTCGGGTGATGCAGCGCTGGTAGTTGAAGAGCCGCTGCTGCTAGCACTCGAAGCAGTTGAGCTATCTTTCTTGACAACCTTGAAGTAGACTGGGACgacaacagcaacaacaatgACTGCAAGAGCAGCGAGCGCAACTGCCGCCCATACGGCTTTTCGCTTCTTGCGCGGTCGGCCTTCCGCCGAGGGCAGCACAGGCAGCGAGGTGTGCGAAGGGGACCCAGAGATAGGTGCCTTGTACGAACTCGCAGCACTCGTCGCAATCGAGTCGCGGTTGTTATCCTGCCCCAAGGGCTTTGGCGGCACAAGGGTATCAGCCATCTCCCAAGCAAAGGaaaagaggaggaaggagGAGATGAAGACCACAATCTGTTCGGGCTCGTTTTAATCCATCCCTTTCGCCAAGGACAAGCACAGCTATACCCGAGTCGGGTACCTTGATCGGGTCCCTGATCGTCGCTCATTTGAGCGCGCTGAAATGAGCCACGTGACCGTGTCTGGCTTTCCCGAGCCGCCCAGATCGTCCCACCACTCCAGCAAAAATTGGCAGTTGCAGGCAAATGCCCCAGTACAAATACTACTCCTGCTCGAATCTCACTGTAGTACGCATACATCTACGGTAAACAGGACCCAAGGGACAAGGCAGTGATAAGACCAGCGGAAAGGAAAAGACTCCGCCATTCAACTTCGGGCGCTAATCTAGATAGACCCATTTAATCCACCAATCGGGGTATAGAGAATGTCCGACAAAGGCTAGGCACGTTGATCGTGGATCAGCCTGTATTTGCCCAGAACATCCAGCCACAAGGGACTCAACATAATATCGACATTGGCTGTGCTTCGACCTTCCTAAAGCGTCCATATGCAGGGTTTTCAAAAGTCCAATACCTGTCCGGTGCCGCACCATTGTTGAAGGGTCGCTGTCAAATCTGACGGACTGGACAGGTATTAAAGCGCGCAGGGTAGCATGTCAAAAAGAGTGAACAAGAGGCTACGAGTCTCAGCCAGGAATCCTAGGCTGTTGTATTGCTCCTTTCGCGATAGATACGTCAAACCACCGAGATGGATAGGCAGTTGTCTCAAGAGATTAAATGCAGCGAGAGGCGTGTCTTCTGTTCGCTCTTGGCGGAACGTTCGTTGAGGGGGGGGTGGTTAAGCCAGGGGTGATGAGTCGTGTTACATAAAGATTGATCCCCAAACTGGCAACTCTTGCCTTTTTCATAACGCGAATCCTCTCGTGAAGTTAACTATTTGAGCTGGGCAGGGTTCACGAGCGCTCGTAATCATCGGGGGATCTCGCTACGAATTCGAGGACAAGGCACGTTTCTGACTGGTTATAGATCCTCCGCACCATGAGGATACCATGCGAATGGACATGCCTTACAAGCGTCAAAGATGAGCGAGATCAGAATGAGGATACCGATATTAACTGCCGTAAACCCCAATGGCCGTGTGCCCTATGATAAGGACACTCTGATAATTTGCGAACAGGTACCATAGTACCCACCTTATGTCTTCGGGGTGTTCTATCTCGGGGACTCCCCGCTCCCCGCAATCCCGTGGCAGACCAATAAATTATTGAGTTATATCTGCCCAACGCAGGTACAATGTAGCTCGTGAAACTTGTGCGTGCACCAGTCTAGCTTTATCCTCCGCCCTTGGAAGTAACCAGTATTGAATACTCGATTATCTAAAATTTGACTATGACAATTTCTTTTTAGAAAGTTACGGGCCTTTCACTCAAATCACACGTCCAAGCTTAACTGTATCGGTGATTGGTCTTTAGTGATTTCAAGGCACGCGATTGTGTGCCTGCGACCTGGTAACAAAGGCATCATATGTATTATATTGAACATTATATATGCCCTAGCAACATCGCCGAGTGACTTGATGTGTATGAGCCTGGGTACTTTGAAGTACCTTTTCGTTCATGTTCTGTTCGTCCACGAGTATAGCTCGAATGTTTTCCTCGGCGCGCTTGTACTTCACAGCGGAGCGTATACGTATAGCCATGCATCAATTGATATACATGGGTCAATACCTCAAACGATATAAATCCCCCGCTCCAGTGATATAATTATGGCTAATGAACACAGAGGCGTGGGCAAATTTCCTCCTTACAATCTACGCTGAAAAGGGCACGCACGGGCATACGTGGATATAGATCGATGTCTTGTCTCATGCCTCTCCCATCGTTGTCGATGCAGGTTTGAGAGTTGAGCTATAGATAAGTCTTATTTCGGTGAACTCACCAGCGCGCTCTGGATGTA
Proteins encoded:
- a CDS encoding Cellulase (glycosyl hydrolase family 5 protein) — translated: MADTLVPPKPLGQDNNRDSIATSAASSYKAPISGSPSHTSLPVLPSAEGRPRKKRKAVWAAVALAALAVIVVAVVVPVYFKVVKKDSSTASSASSSGSSTTSAASPEPTSGNPTNNVITTGDGSTVTKDDGTTFTYTNKFGGYWVFDPANPFNNSARAQSWSPPLNEPWRYGVDQIRGVNLGGWLVLEPFIAPALYEPYQPQAVDEWTLSEAIAANASSGLQKVLEEHYATFITEEDFAQIAAAGLNWVRVPLPFWAVSKLPEEPFLERVSWKYFLKAIEWCRKYGLRMQLDLHAIPGSQNAFDHSGKRGNINFLRGNMGLANAQRALNVIRSITEFISRDEYKDIVQMFGVMNEPASQAIGMDSLTSFYVEMHDMMRTLTGAGKGPWISLHDGFDFAAHTAAGFMPVPIALLSLPIYPAPVTQWSNRFNSSLDRGIFVSAGEFLLDSMIARTYFLNGASSGYRYDGTLPTYNGPRIGSCAPWLDSSEWTDETKELEAACSFEYGLHAELVLLDLENRSALNVGTCPPIRAPLLDPAETPTLALRPLLLLILKTVSPAAYRAAHPFPPTNIVDSTNLAVYPETGTPVILPGPEFKGFNVPTTQSGTWEHDYQPVAGCTYPDPWNSVGAAVPACAAAGGRKRFVKEPRH